One stretch of Bacteroidota bacterium DNA includes these proteins:
- the miaB gene encoding tRNA (N6-isopentenyl adenosine(37)-C2)-methylthiotransferase MiaB: protein MHPIADLDILQPTSSAPDVAAGVDAPRTLGHETDAADGQRRVYIETYGCQMNVADSELVASILGAEGYGLTQQEDEADVVLINTCAIREKAEDRVRGRLAKFRAQKVQVKPGLTIGVLGCMAERLRTKLLDQEKLVDVVVGPDAYRDLPRLLAETVETGQAAVNVHLSREETYADLAPVRYDTNGISAFVSIMRGCDNMCAFCVVPFTRGRERSRPVTSILAECAELVEQGYQEVTVLGQNVNSYRVDQDGHAVDFAELLYRISLLSPELRIRYSTSHPKDCSDALLHVHRERPTVCDFIHLPVQHGNTDVLQRMRRTYTREQYLDLIERARSIVPGIAFSTDLITGFCGETEAEHAETLSLMEAVRYDHAFMFHYSERPHTYAARKYEDDVPLAVKKRRLSEIITLQNQTSLEINRRKIGQRYPVLVEGPSRKSDAQLCGRTDTNHMVVFDRETYRAGEYVEVEVTGCTSATLLGRAVRRTTLAEMSVLAA from the coding sequence ATGCACCCCATCGCCGACCTCGACATCTTGCAGCCGACCTCGTCCGCGCCGGACGTGGCTGCCGGCGTCGACGCGCCGCGCACGCTCGGGCACGAGACCGACGCGGCCGACGGGCAGCGCCGGGTCTACATCGAGACCTACGGCTGCCAGATGAACGTGGCCGACTCCGAGCTCGTCGCCTCGATCCTCGGGGCCGAGGGGTACGGTCTGACGCAACAGGAGGACGAGGCCGACGTGGTGCTCATCAACACCTGCGCGATCCGCGAGAAGGCCGAGGACCGCGTGCGCGGCCGCCTCGCCAAGTTCCGGGCGCAGAAAGTCCAGGTCAAGCCGGGCCTCACGATTGGCGTGCTCGGCTGCATGGCCGAGCGGCTGCGGACCAAGCTCCTCGACCAGGAGAAGCTCGTCGACGTGGTTGTCGGGCCGGACGCCTACCGCGACCTCCCGCGCCTGCTCGCCGAGACCGTCGAGACCGGGCAGGCGGCCGTCAACGTCCACCTCTCGCGCGAGGAAACGTATGCCGACCTCGCGCCGGTCCGCTACGACACGAACGGCATCAGCGCCTTCGTGAGCATCATGCGCGGGTGCGACAACATGTGCGCCTTCTGCGTCGTCCCCTTCACGCGGGGCCGCGAGCGGAGTCGTCCCGTGACGAGCATCCTCGCCGAGTGCGCCGAGCTCGTCGAGCAGGGCTACCAGGAGGTGACCGTCCTTGGCCAGAACGTCAACTCGTACCGCGTCGACCAGGACGGCCACGCGGTCGACTTCGCCGAGCTGCTCTACCGGATCAGCCTCCTCTCGCCCGAGCTGCGGATCCGCTACTCGACGAGCCACCCGAAGGACTGCTCGGACGCGCTCCTCCACGTCCACCGCGAGCGCCCGACGGTCTGCGACTTCATCCACCTCCCCGTCCAGCACGGCAACACGGACGTGCTCCAGCGGATGCGCCGGACCTACACGCGCGAGCAGTACCTCGACCTCATCGAGCGCGCCCGGAGCATCGTCCCCGGCATCGCCTTCTCGACCGACCTCATCACCGGCTTCTGCGGCGAGACCGAGGCCGAGCACGCCGAGACGCTCTCGCTCATGGAGGCCGTCCGCTACGACCACGCCTTCATGTTCCACTACTCCGAGCGGCCCCACACCTACGCCGCGCGGAAGTACGAGGACGACGTGCCCCTCGCGGTCAAGAAGCGCCGGCTCTCCGAGATCATCACGCTCCAGAACCAGACCTCGCTCGAGATCAACCGGCGGAAGATCGGGCAGCGCTACCCGGTGCTCGTCGAGGGCCCGAGCCGGAAGAGCGACGCCCAGCTCTGCGGGCGGACCGACACCAACCACATGGTCGTCTTCGACCGCGAGACCTACCGGGCGGGCGAATACGTCGAGGTCGAGGTCACCGGCTGCACCTCCGCCACGCTCCTCGGTCGGGCGGTCCGCCGCACGACGCTCGCCGAAATGTCCGTCCTCGCAGCCTGA
- a CDS encoding LptE family protein, which yields MALLPSVFCLLSSGCWFYSFSGASIPEHLSTVAIPIVEDRSLGGTPGLDQELTDLLIERFARQTRLDLEPDEGAADAVLTAVIESYRNEPVAVTGNEVAALNRVTISVQVVYLDQVEDEEVLARSFSQFEQYPAAEIEREAETVGTILSQIADDIFTAATSDW from the coding sequence GTGGCTCTTCTGCCCTCTGTCTTCTGTCTTCTGTCCTCCGGCTGCTGGTTCTACAGCTTCAGCGGGGCGTCCATCCCGGAGCACCTCAGCACGGTCGCTATCCCCATCGTCGAGGACCGGAGCCTCGGCGGGACGCCGGGACTGGATCAGGAGCTGACGGACCTGCTGATCGAGCGCTTCGCCCGGCAGACGCGGCTCGACCTGGAGCCGGACGAAGGCGCCGCCGACGCCGTGCTGACGGCCGTCATCGAGAGCTACCGCAACGAGCCGGTCGCGGTGACGGGGAACGAGGTCGCCGCGCTCAACCGGGTGACGATCAGCGTGCAGGTGGTCTACCTCGACCAGGTCGAGGACGAGGAGGTCTTGGCCCGGAGCTTCAGCCAGTTCGAGCAGTACCCCGCCGCCGAGATCGAGCGCGAGGCCGAGACCGTCGGCACCATCCTCAGCCAGATCGCCGACGACATCTTTACCGCCGCCACATCGGATTGGTAA
- a CDS encoding DUF4286 family protein, with product MIVYEVNLTVDRDIADAYAAWLGLHIEEMLTLPGFVSAEWLVDRHYNEEEGADPRWSVRYRLGSHDDLQRYVDEDAERMRADGLERFGDRFSATRRILEAREAFGD from the coding sequence ATGATCGTCTACGAAGTCAACCTCACCGTGGACCGCGACATCGCGGACGCGTATGCCGCCTGGCTCGGGCTGCACATCGAGGAGATGCTGACGCTGCCGGGGTTTGTCTCCGCCGAGTGGCTCGTGGACAGGCACTACAACGAGGAGGAGGGGGCCGACCCGCGCTGGTCCGTCCGGTACCGCCTCGGCTCGCACGACGACCTCCAGCGCTACGTCGACGAGGACGCCGAGCGGATGCGCGCCGACGGGCTGGAGCGCTTCGGCGACCGCTTCTCGGCGACGCGGCGGATTCTCGAAGCGCGCGAAGCGTTCGGCGACTGA
- a CDS encoding riboflavin synthase, with translation MFTGIIEEVGRVAAVEALEGGKRLTVEASFAGELRVDQSVAVNGACQTVVAQEKQTFSVVAVEETLAKTALGSLREGDRVNLERAMRPDGRLDGHFVQGHVDATGEVASVETLADSWLVRVRYPVELGSYLIPVGSVTLDGISLTVARLSDEALTVAIIPHTWDHTTVSDWKAGRAVNLEFDMIGKYVVRTLQRSFGEG, from the coding sequence ATGTTTACAGGCATCATCGAAGAGGTCGGGCGGGTCGCGGCGGTCGAGGCGCTGGAGGGCGGAAAGCGGCTCACGGTGGAGGCGTCGTTCGCTGGCGAACTGCGCGTGGATCAGAGCGTGGCGGTCAACGGGGCGTGCCAGACCGTCGTCGCGCAGGAGAAACAGACGTTCAGCGTCGTCGCCGTCGAGGAGACCCTCGCCAAGACCGCCCTCGGAAGCCTCCGCGAGGGCGACCGCGTCAACCTGGAACGAGCGATGCGTCCCGACGGCCGGCTCGACGGCCATTTCGTGCAGGGCCACGTCGACGCTACGGGTGAGGTGGCGAGCGTCGAGACGCTGGCCGACTCGTGGCTCGTCCGCGTCCGCTACCCGGTCGAGCTCGGGTCCTACCTCATCCCGGTCGGCTCGGTCACCCTCGACGGCATCTCGCTGACGGTCGCCCGGCTTAGCGACGAGGCGCTGACGGTCGCCATCATCCCGCACACGTGGGACCACACGACGGTCTCGGACTGGAAGGCGGGCCGCGCCGTCAACCTGGAGTTCGACATGATCGGGAAGTACGTCGTCCGCACGCTCCAGCGCAGCTTCGGAGAAGGGTAG
- a CDS encoding sigma 54-interacting transcriptional regulator, translated as MDRQALQERFGIIGTSDALRRVLDRVRQVARTDITVLLEGESGVGKELFAQAIHGIGDRKHKKLVVVNCGAIPEGLIEAELFGAEKGAYTGSVERRTGYFEEADGGTIFLDEIGELPVQAQVRLLRVLENGTFSRVGSSTQQQVDVRVVAATNKDLGREVGAGRFREDLYYRLSTVVVRIPPIRRRAEDIVPIFETLLYRASQRFDAPLRKLDAGAHDLLTRYNWPGNVREIRNVAEQAAVLIRGNAVTADDLRPFLRGVSAGSLVVLPKENGEARERELLYRALLELRSEVNDIKAVLRRLAGSAEAIPLPASFAAPDPNGPASISAADLFSSTGLFGGERGDEAFAPPAEDEDYDRYVEDVPYVLEEDEEPARDEGPRDVPTGEETEPNLTGLLTEGSALRLGPGALPTMEETEQALIAEALRRFDGNRRETAKALGISERTLYRKIKDLEALGVEV; from the coding sequence ATGGACAGGCAGGCCCTCCAGGAACGCTTCGGCATCATCGGTACCTCGGACGCGCTCCGGCGCGTGCTCGACCGCGTGCGGCAGGTCGCGCGGACCGACATCACGGTCCTGCTCGAAGGCGAGTCGGGCGTCGGTAAGGAGCTCTTCGCCCAGGCCATCCACGGCATCGGCGACCGGAAGCACAAGAAGCTCGTCGTCGTCAACTGCGGCGCGATCCCCGAGGGGCTGATCGAGGCCGAACTGTTCGGGGCCGAGAAGGGGGCCTACACGGGGTCGGTCGAGCGGCGCACGGGCTACTTCGAGGAGGCCGACGGCGGGACCATCTTCCTAGACGAGATCGGCGAGCTACCCGTGCAGGCGCAGGTCCGGCTCCTCCGCGTACTGGAGAACGGAACGTTCAGCCGCGTCGGGTCGAGCACGCAGCAGCAGGTCGACGTCCGCGTCGTGGCGGCGACCAACAAGGACCTCGGGCGCGAGGTCGGGGCGGGGCGCTTCCGCGAGGACCTCTACTACCGCCTCTCGACGGTCGTCGTCCGCATCCCGCCGATCCGCCGCCGGGCCGAGGACATCGTCCCGATCTTCGAGACGCTGCTCTACCGCGCCTCGCAGCGCTTCGACGCGCCGCTACGCAAGCTCGACGCCGGGGCGCACGACCTCCTGACGCGCTACAACTGGCCCGGCAACGTCCGCGAGATCCGCAACGTCGCCGAGCAGGCCGCCGTCCTCATCCGGGGCAACGCCGTCACCGCCGACGACCTCCGCCCGTTCCTGCGCGGCGTCAGCGCGGGCAGCCTCGTGGTGCTCCCGAAGGAGAACGGCGAGGCCCGCGAGCGCGAGCTGCTCTACCGCGCCCTGCTCGAACTCCGCAGCGAGGTCAACGACATCAAGGCCGTGCTCCGCCGCCTCGCCGGCTCGGCTGAGGCGATCCCGCTCCCGGCCTCGTTCGCCGCTCCCGACCCGAACGGCCCGGCATCGATCTCTGCCGCCGACCTCTTCAGCAGTACCGGCCTCTTCGGCGGCGAGCGCGGCGACGAGGCCTTCGCCCCGCCGGCAGAGGATGAGGATTACGACCGCTACGTCGAGGACGTGCCCTACGTGCTGGAAGAAGACGAGGAGCCGGCACGCGACGAGGGTCCACGCGACGTGCCCACCGGCGAAGAAACCGAGCCCAATCTGACGGGGCTCTTGACCGAGGGCAGCGCCCTCCGCCTCGGCCCTGGCGCGCTCCCGACGATGGAGGAGACCGAGCAGGCGCTCATCGCCGAGGCGCTGCGCCGGTTCGACGGTAACCGCCGCGAGACCGCGAAGGCGCTCGGCATCTCGGAGCGCACGCTCTACCGCAAGATCAAGGACCTCGAAGCGCTGGGGGTAGAGGTTTGA
- the ribD gene encoding bifunctional diaminohydroxyphosphoribosylaminopyrimidine deaminase/5-amino-6-(5-phosphoribosylamino)uracil reductase RibD gives MTKDERWMQRALDLAGRGAGRVSPNPLVGCVIVGPDDGVLGEGWHGAYGGPHAEVWAVRDAERKHGPDALRESTLYVTLEPCSHYGKTPPCADLILEEGIPRVVVGMRDPFPRVDGAGIERLRAHGVEVTVGVREHEAKRLNEAFTHHLATGRPLVTLKIAQSLDGSVATASGDSRWVSGEASRRLVHRWRAALDGVLVGSGTAQADDPALTVRHAEGRQPVRIVLDRTGSLPAGLRLFTDEHAGRTIAVVGEGAAPVYADNLRARGGFMLPVPERHGHLDLGVLLDCLGTGVGGQRPMQSLLVEAGPGLATALLRADPSAGSGQALADRVALFIAPKLVGGQRSVRDLGIGKMAEALTFAEHRWEPVGSDILLTGYRHPV, from the coding sequence ATGACGAAGGACGAACGGTGGATGCAGCGGGCACTCGACCTCGCCGGGCGAGGGGCAGGACGCGTCAGCCCGAACCCGCTCGTCGGGTGCGTGATTGTCGGGCCGGACGACGGCGTGCTCGGCGAAGGGTGGCACGGCGCGTACGGCGGGCCGCACGCCGAGGTGTGGGCCGTCCGCGACGCCGAGCGAAAGCACGGCCCCGACGCGCTGCGCGAGAGCACGCTCTACGTCACCCTCGAGCCGTGCAGCCACTACGGCAAGACCCCGCCGTGCGCCGACCTCATCCTGGAGGAAGGCATCCCCCGCGTCGTCGTCGGGATGCGCGATCCGTTTCCCCGCGTGGACGGCGCTGGCATCGAGCGGCTGCGGGCGCACGGGGTCGAGGTGACGGTCGGGGTGCGGGAGCACGAGGCGAAGCGGCTGAACGAGGCGTTCACGCACCACCTCGCGACCGGCCGGCCGCTCGTCACCCTCAAGATCGCGCAGTCGCTCGACGGGTCGGTAGCGACGGCCTCCGGCGACAGCCGGTGGGTCTCGGGCGAGGCGTCGCGGCGGCTCGTCCACCGGTGGCGGGCCGCGCTCGACGGCGTCCTCGTCGGCAGCGGCACGGCGCAGGCCGACGACCCTGCCCTGACGGTGCGCCACGCCGAAGGCCGGCAGCCGGTGCGCATCGTCCTCGACCGGACCGGCTCGCTCCCGGCCGGCCTTCGGCTCTTCACCGACGAGCACGCAGGCCGGACTATCGCTGTCGTCGGCGAGGGCGCTGCTCCAGTCTACGCCGACAACCTGCGCGCGCGGGGCGGTTTCATGCTGCCTGTCCCGGAGCGGCACGGCCACCTCGACCTCGGCGTGCTCCTCGACTGCCTCGGGACAGGCGTGGGAGGGCAGCGGCCGATGCAGTCGCTGCTCGTCGAGGCCGGACCTGGCCTCGCCACGGCGCTCCTGCGCGCCGATCCTTCGGCAGGCTCAGGACAGGCCCTCGCGGACCGGGTCGCCCTCTTCATCGCTCCGAAGCTCGTCGGCGGGCAGCGCTCGGTGCGAGACCTCGGGATCGGGAAGATGGCCGAGGCGCTGACTTTTGCCGAACACCGGTGGGAGCCGGTCGGGAGTGATATCTTGCTGACAGGGTACCGGCACCCGGTCTAG